The Mustela erminea isolate mMusErm1 chromosome 18, mMusErm1.Pri, whole genome shotgun sequence genome has a window encoding:
- the MYH8 gene encoding myosin-8 — protein MSASSDAEMAVFGEAAPFLRKSEKERIEAQNKPFDAKTSVFVAEPKASYVKSTIQSKEGGKVTVKTEGGATLTVREDQVFPMNPPKYDKIEDMAMMTHLHEPGVLYNLKERYAAWMIYTYSGLFCVTVNPYKWLPVYNPEVVAAYRGKKRQEAPPHIFSISDNAYQFMLTDRENQSILITGESGAGKTVNTKRVIQYFATIAVTGEKKKEEPTPGKMQGTLEDQIISANPLLEAFGNAKTVRNDNSSRFGKFIRIHFGTTGKLASADIETYLLEKSRVTFQLKAERSYHIFYQITSNKKPDLIEMLLITTNPYDYAFISQGEITVPSIDDQEELMATDSAIDILGFTPEEKVSIYKLTGAVMHYGNMKFKQKQREEQAEPDGTEVADKAAYLQSLNSADLLKALCYPRVKVGNEYVTKGQTVQQVYNAVGALAKAVYEKMFLWMVTRINQQLDTKQPRQYFIGVLDIAGFEIFDFNSLEQLCINFTNEKLQQFFNHHMFVLEQEEYKKEGIEWTFIDFGMDLAACIELIEKPLGIFSILEEECMFPKATDTSFKNKLYDQHLGKSANFQKPKVVKGKAEAHFSLIHYAGTVDYNIGGWLDKNKDPLNDTVVGLYQKSAMKTLASLFSTYASAEADGGAKKGAKKKGSSFQTVSALFRENLNKLMTNLRSTHPHFVRCIIPNETKTPGAMEHELVLHQLRCNGVLEGIRICRKGFPSRILYGDFKQRYKVLNASAIPEGQFIDSKKASEKLLASIDIDHTQYKFGHTKVFFKAGLLGLLEEMRDEKLAQIITRTQAVCRGFLMRVEYQKMLQRREALFCIQYNIRAFMNVKHWPWMKLFFRIKPLLKSAETEKEMATMKEEFQKTKDELAKSEAKRKELEEKMVTLLKEKNDLQLQVQSEADALADAEERCEQLIKNKIQLEAKIKEVTERAEDEEEINAELTAKKRKLEDECSELKKDIDDLELTLAKVEKEKHATENKVKNLTEEMAGLDETIAKLTKEKKALQEAHQQTLDDLQAEEDKVNTLTKAKAKLEQQVDDLEGSLEQEKKLRMDLERAKRKLEGDLKLAQESTMDIENDKQQLDEKLKKKEFEISNLLSKIEDEQAVEVQLQKKIKELQARIEELEEEIEAERASRAKAEKQRSDLSRELEEISERLEEAGGATSAQVEMNKKREAEFQKMRRDLEEATLQHEATAATLRKKHADSVAELGEQIDNLQRVKQKLEKEKSEMKMEIDDLASNTEAISKAKGNLEKMCRTLEDQVSELKTKEEEQQRLINDLTAQRARLQTEAGEYSRQLDEKDALVSQLSRSKQASTQQIEELKRQLEEETKAKNALAHALQSSRHDCDLLREQYEEEQEGKAELQRALSKANSEVAQWRTKYETDAIQRTEELEEAKKKLAQRLQEAEEHVEAVNAKCASLEKTKQRLQNEVEDLMLDVERTNAACAALDKKQRNFDKVLAEWKQKYEETQAELEASQKEARALSTELFKVKNAYEESLDHVETLKRENKNLQQEISDLTEQIAEGGKQIHELEKIKKQVEQEKCDIQAALEEAEASLEHEEGKILRIQLELNQVKSEVDRKIAEKDEEIDQLKRNHIRVVESMQSTLDAEIRSRNDAIRLKKKMEGDLNEMEIQLNHANRVAAESLRNYRNTQGILKDTQLHLDDALRGQEDLKEQLAMVERRANLLQAEIEELRATLEQTERSRKIAEQELLDASERVQLLHTQNTSLINTKKKLENDVSQLQSEVEEVIQESRNAEEKAKKAITDAAMMAEELKKEQDTSAHLERMKKNMEQTVKDLQHRLDEAEQLALKGGKKQIQKLEARVRELEGEVENEQKRNAEAVKGLRKHERRVKELTYQTEEDRKNVLRLQDLVDKLQAKVKSYKRQAEEAEEQSNTNLAKFRKLQHELEEAEERADIAESQVNKLRVKSREVHTKISAE, from the exons ATGAGCGCGAGCTCGGATGCTGAGATGGCGGTTTTTGGCGAAGCTGCTCCCTTCCTCCGAAAATCGGAAAAGGAGCGCATCGAGGCCCAAAACAAACCCTTCGATGCTAAAACATCGGTGTTTGTCGCAGAGCCCAAGGCCTCCTACGTGAAGAGCACCATACAGagcaaggaaggagggaaagtaaCTGTGAAGACGGAAGGTGGGGCA ACTCTAACCGTCAGGGAGGACCAAGTCTTCCCCATGAACCCTCCGAAATACGACAAGATCGAGGACATGGCCATGATGACCCACCTGCACGAGCCTGGAGTGCTGTACAACCTCAAAGAGCGTTACGCAGCCTGGATGATCTAC ACCTACTCGGGCCTCTTCTGCGTCACCGTGAACCCTTACAAGTGGCTGCCGGTGTACAACCCTGAGGTGGTGGCCGCCTACCGAGGCAAGAAGCGCCAGGAGGCCCCGCCCCACATCTTCTCCATCTCCGACAATGCCTACCAGTTCATGCTGACCG ATCGGGAGAACCAGTCCATCCTGATCAC CGGAGAAtctggtgcagggaaaactgtgAACACCAAGCGTGTCATCCAGTACTTTGCAACAATTGCAGTCactggggagaagaagaaggaggaaccTACCCCTGGCAAAATGCAG GGGACCCTTGAAGATCAAATCATCAGTGCCAACCCTCTACTGGAGGCCTTTGGCAATGCCAAGACCGTGAGGAATGACAACTCCTCTCGCTTT gGCAAATTCATTCGAATCCACTTTGGTACTACAGGGAAGCTGGCTTCTGCAGATATTGAAACAT ATCTTCTAGAAAAGTCTAGGGTTACTttccagctgaaggcagaaagaAGCTATCATATTTTTTATCAGATTACTTCCAATAAGAAGCCAGATCTGATTG AAATGCTCCTGATCACCACCAACCCATATGACTATGCCTTCATCAGTCAAGGGGAGATCACAGTCCCCAGCATTGATGACCAAGAAGAGCTGATGGCCACAGAT AGCGCCATTGACATCCTGGGCTTCACTCCTGAAGAGAAAGTCTCCATCTACAAGCTCACGGGTGCCGTGATGCATTATGGGAACATGAAGTTCAAGCAGAAGCAGCGTGAGGAGCAGGCCGAGCCGGATGGCACCGAAG TGGCTGACAAGGCAGCCTATCTCCAGAGCCTGAACTCTGCTGACCTGCTCAAAGCCCTCTGCTACCCCAGGGTCAAGGTCGGCAATGAGTACGTCACCAAAGGCCAAACTGTGCAGCAG GTGTACAACGCCGTGGGTGCTCTGGCCAAGGCCGTCTACGAGAAAATGTTCCTGTGGATGGTCACCCGCATCAACCAGCAGCTGGACACCAAGCAGCCCAGGCAGTACTTCATCGGGGTCTTGGACATCGCTGGCTTTGAGATCTTTGAT tTCAACAGCCTGGAGCAGCTGTGCATTAACTTTACCAATGAGAAGCTGCAACAGTTCTTCAACCACCACATGTTCGTACTGGAGCAGGAGGAGTACAAGAAGGAGGGCATCGAGTGGACCTTCATCGACTTCGGGATGGACCTGGCTGCCTGCATCGAGCTCATCGAGAAG CCACTGGGCATCTTCTCCATCCTGGAAGAGGAGTGTATGTTCCCCAAGGCCACAGACACCTCCTTCAAGAACAAGCTGTATGACCAGCATCTGGGCAAGTCGGCCAACTTTCAGAAGCCCAAGGTTGTTAAAGGCAAGGCCGAGGCCCACTTCTCTCTGATCCACTATGCTGGCACTGTGGACTACAACATTGGTGGCTGGCTTGACAAGAACAAGGACCCTCTGAATGACACTGTGGTTGGGCTGTACCAGAAGTCCGCAATGAAGACTCTGGCCAGTCTCTTTTCCACCTACGCAAGTGCTGAAGCAG ATGGTGGCGCAAAGAAAGGTGCTAAGAAGAAGGGTTCTTCATTCCAGACAGTGTCAGCCCTTTTCAGG GAAAACCTAAATAAGCTGATGACCAACCTGAGAAGCACTCACCCCCACTTTGTACGCTGCATCATCCCCAACGAAACCAAGACTCCAG GGGCCATGGAGCATGAACTTGTCCTGCACCAGCTGCGGTGTAATGGGGTGCTGGAAGGGATCCGCATCTGCAGGAAGGGGTTCCCGAGCAGGATCCTTTATGGGGATTTTAAACAAAG ATACAAAGTTTTAAATGCAAGTGCTATTCCAGAAGGACAGTTCATCGACAGCAAGAAGGCTTCAGAGAAACTTCTTGCCTCTATTGATATTGACCACACCCAGTATAAATTCGGTCATACCAAG gttttcttcAAAGCTGGACTTCTGGGTCTTCTGGAAGAAATGAGAGATGAAAAGTTGGCCCAGATTATAACAAGAACTCAGGCCGTCTGCAGGGGATTCCTAATGAGGGTCGAGTATCAGAAGATGTTGCAAAGGAG AGAAGCCCTTTTCTGCATCCAGTACAACATCCGCGCCTTCATGAACGTCAAGCACTGGCCCTGGATGAAGCTCTTCTTCAGGATCAAGCCACTCCTCAAGAGCGCGGAGACCGAGAAGGAGATGGCCACCATGAAGGAAGAGTTTCAGAAAACCAAAGACGAGCTCGCCAAGTCAGAGGCCAAAAGGAAGGAACTGGAGGAAAAAATGGTCActctcttaaaagagaaaaatgacctgCAGCTCCAGGTTCAGTCC GAAGCTGATGCCTTGGCTGATGCAGAGGAAAGGTGTGAGCAACTgatcaaaaacaaaatccagctgGAGGCCAAGATCAAGGAGGTGACTGAGAGagcagaggatgaggaggagatCAACGCCGAGCTGACGGCCAAGAAGAGGAAACTGGAGGACGAGTGTTCAGAACTCAAGAAAGACATTGACGACCTTGAGCTGACCCTGGCCAAGGTTGAAAAGGAGAAGCACGCCACAGAGAACAAG gtgaaAAACCTCACGGAAGAGATGGCAGGTCTGGACGAAACCATCGCGAAGCTGACCAAGGAGAAGAAAGCCCTCCAAGAGGCCCACCAGCAGACCCTGGATGACCTGCAGGCAGAAGAGGACAAAGTCAACACCCTGACCAAGGCTAAAGCCAAGCTAGAGCAGCAAGTGGATGAT cTTGAAGGGTCTctagagcaagaaaagaaacttcGAATGGATCTAGAAAGAGCAAAGAGGAAACTGGAGGGAGACCTAAAATTGGCCCAAGAATCCACAATGGATATAGAAAATGACAAGCAGCAACTTGATGAGAAACTCAAAAA GAAAGAATTTGAAATCAGCAATCTGCTAAGCAAAATTGAAGATGAGCAGGCAGTAGAAGTTCAGCTACAGAAGAAGATCAAAGAGCTGCAG GCCCGCATCGAGGAGCTGGAAGAGGAAATCGAGGCAGAGCGGGCCTCCCGAGCCAAAGCAGAGAAGCAGCGCTCTGACCTCTCCCGGGAACTGGAGGAGATCAGCGAGCGCCTGGAGGAAGCCGGTGGGGCCACTTCTGCCCAGGTCGAGATGAACAAGAAGCGTGAGGCTGAGTTCCAGAAAATGCGCAGGGACCTGGAGGAGGCCACCCTGCAGCACGAAGCCACGGCGGCCACCCTGAGGAAGAAGCACGCGGACAGCGTGGCCGAGCTCGGGGAGCAGATAGACAACCTGCAGAGGGTCAagcagaagctggagaaggagaagagcgAGATGAAGATGGAAATCGATGACCTCGCCAGTAACACAGAGGCCATTTCCAAAGCCAAG GGGAACCTTGAAAAGATGTGTCGCACTCTAGAAGACCAGGTGAGTGAACTTAAGACGAAGGAAGAGGAGCAGCAGCGGCTGATCAACGACCTGACGGCTCAGAGAGCGCGTCTACAGACCGAAGCAG GAGAATATTCCCGACAATTAGATGAGAAAGATGCTTTAGTCTCTCAGCTTTCAAGAAGCAAACAAGCATCTACGCAGCAGATAGAGGAGCTGAAACGTCAGCTGGAAGAAGAAACTAAA GCCAAGAATGCCCTGGCCCATGCCCTGCAGTCCTCCCGCCACGATTGTGACCTGCTGCGGGAACAGTacgaggaggagcaggagggcaAGGCCGAGCTGCAGAGGGCGCTGTCCAAGGCCAACAGTGAGGTGGCCCAGTGGAGGACCAAATACGAGACGGACGCCATCCAGCGCACGGAGGAGTTGGAGGAGGCCAA GAAGAAGCTGGCCCAGCGTCTGCAAGAAGCCGAGGAGCACGTAGAAGCCGTGAACGCAAAATGTGCTTCTCTAGAAAAGACGAAGCAGCGGCTCCAGAACGAGGTAGAGGACCTCATGCTGGACGTGGAGAGAACAAACGCGGCCTGTGCCGCCCTGGACAAGAAGCAGAGGAACTTCGACAAG GTCCTGGCGGAATGGAAACAGAAATACGAGGAAACTCAGGCTGAACTTGAGGCCTCCCAGAAGGAAGCCCGAGCGCTCAGCACTGAGCTGTTCAAGGTCAAGAATGCCTACGAGGAATCCCTGGATCATGTGGAAACCCTAAAGCGAGAGAACAAGAACTTGCAGC AGGAGATTTCTGACCTCACTGAGCAGATTGCTGAGGGAGGGAAGCAAATCCATgaattggagaaaataaagaagcaagtGGAACAAGAGAAATGTGACATTCAGGCTGCCTTAGAGGAAGCAGAG GCATCTCTTGAACATGAAGAGGGAAAGATCCTGCGCATCCAGCTGGAGTTGAACCAAGTCAAGTCTGAGGTCGACAGGAAAATTGCTGAGAAGGATGAGGAAATTGACCAGCTGAAGAGAAACCACATCAGGGTTGTGGAGTCGATGCAGAGCACCCTGGATGCGGAGATCAGGAGCAGGAATGATGCCATCAGGCTCAAGAAGAAGATGGAGGGAGACCTCAATGAGATGGAAATCCAGCTGAACCATGCCAACCGCGTGGCTGCAGAGAGTTTGAGGAACTACAGGAACACCCAAGGCATCCTGAAG gATACCCAGCTGCACCTAGATGACGCCCTGCGGGGCCAGGAGGACCTGAAGGAGCAGCTGGCCATGGTGGAGCGCAGAGCCAACCTGCTGCAGGCTGAGATCGAGGAGCTTCGGGCCACTctggagcagacagagaggagcaGGAAAATCGCAGAACAGGAGCTCCTGGATGCCAGTGAGCGCGTCCAGCTCCTGCACACCCAG AACACCAGCCTGATCAACACcaagaagaaattggaaaatgACGTTTCACAACTCCAGAGTGAAGTGGAAGAAGTCATTCAAGAATCACGCAATGCAGAAGAGAAGGCCAAGAAGGCCATCACTGAT GCGGCCATGATGGCCGAGGAGCTGAAGAAGGAGCAGGACACCAGCGCCCACCTGGAGCGCATGAAGAAGAACATGGAACAGACGGTGAAGGACCTGCAGCACCGTCTGGACGAGGCTGAGCAGCTGGCCCTGAAGGGCGGGAAGAAGCAGATCCAGAAACTGGAGGCCAGG GTACGTGAGCTTGAAGGAGAGGTTGAAAATGAGCAGAAACGTAATGCTGAGGCTGTTAAAGGTTTGCGGAAACACGAGAGAAGAGTAAAGGAACTCACCTACCAG ACTGAGGAAGACCGCAAGAATGTTCTCAGGCTGCAGGACTTGGTAGATAAATTACAAGCGAAGGTGAAATCATACAAGAGACAAGCTGAGGAGGCT GAGGAACAATCCAACACTAATCTTGCTAAATTCCGCAAGCTCCAACACGAGCTGGAGGAGGCCGAGGAGCGGGCTGACATTGCCGAGTCCCAGGTCAACAAGCTGCGGGTGAAGAGCCGGGAGGTCCACACGAAAATCAGTGCAGAGTGA